In Oscillospiraceae bacterium, the genomic window CGGGCGGAACAGCTGGACGGTGTCATCCGCAGTCCGGTAAGCCTTCATGCCCTCGAAGATCTCCTGAGCATAGTGGAACACGACGGTAGCCGGGTCCAGCTCAAAGGGGCCGTAGGGGACGATGCGGGCATCGTGCCAGCCCTCGCCCTCGGTGTAGTCCATCACGAACATATGGTCGGTGAACTTCTTGCCAAAGCCAAGGTTATTCTCGTCCGGCTTCTCCTTGGGAGAAGTGGTACGGGTGATCTTGATATCCAACATGATAAATTTCCCTCTTTCCTGATCACGGGCGCTGCACAGTTCCTGCGCCCGAAACGCCGAATGTTGTTTTCTATTATAATAGGATGACCAGCTTTTGCAAGGAATCGCAAAATCTTTCATCTTTGGGACGGGTAAGTTGCGCCAAATTATGAGCAGATGTGTGTGCAAACTGCTAAAAAAATGATACAATAGGGGTACAAACCGTGTTTTTGACCCGGAAAGGAGTTTTGTTTTATGATCCAGGGCGTCATTTTTGATATGGATGGCCTGATGTTCGACACCGAGCGCATCTGGGCCACCCTGTGGGAACCCGCACTGGCCGGGCTGGGCCTTTCTTATAAGGAGGGGCTGGACGAAGCCGCCCGCGGCACCGCAGGCGACTCCATGCGGGCGGTGCTGCGCCGGTTCTATGGGCCGGACTGCGACCCCGACCGCATCATCGAGGCCCTGCACAAGCAGGGTGAGACGGCCTTTCTGGCCCCGCCGCCCAAAAAGCCCGGCCTGGACGAAATCCTGGCCTGGCTGGAGCAGCGGCACATCCCCATGGTGGTGGCCTCGTCCAGCCGCATGGCCTCCATCCGGCATCATCTGGACAGCTGGGGCCTGACCCACTACTTCAAGGCCGTCATCAGCGGGGAGCAGTTCACCAGCTCCAAGCCGGACCCGGAGATCTTCTACCGGGCCGCCGAGATGCTGGGCACAAAGCCGGAGCACACCCTGGTGCTGGAGGACAGCTACAACGGCGTGCGCGCCGGGGCCGCCGGCGGTTTTGTGACCGTGATGGTGCCGGACCTTGCCCAGCCGGACGACGAGATGCGCCGCCTGTACACCGCCGAGTGCGCCAGCCTGCACGAGGTGCGCCGGATGCTGGAGGAAGGCCGGCTGTAAGGGTTTCGTCTTTCACGACCGCCGGGACGATGCCCCGCCGCACCAGACCGGTCACGAATCGTTTCTCCACCCCGGCTTCCTTTCCCCGCCGGGTGATGGTCAGGCTCAGGGTATCGCCCACCGATACGATGCCGCAGTTGTAGGGGGAGTGCGCCCGGGGTGTCAGCAGAAAATCCAGCCGCACGAGCTCCCGCCGGACCGCATCCGGGAAGGAGACCTGCCCCAGATTGGAGATCGTGATGCAGGAGCTGTGCCCGGCGCAGGAAATCCCGCAGCAGGTCGGTGGCGAACCCACCATCTCCATGACGGCTCTTTTGGAATTGCTCAAGGATGCCGACCCGGAAATGAAGGCAAAACTGCGCTTGGCACTGCTCACCTGATGCAAAAAAGGGCACTGATTGCAATGCAATGCAGCGCCCTACATCATCGGACATGGATAACACCCACCGTGCAAAAACCGTGCAGAAACCGTGCACCCATGGCTTACAAAACAAAAAAGCCATGAAATCTTTCGATCCACAGCTTCCACGGTAGACATTCCTAACCATTGGGACCCGCAGGCTAAGCAACAGCAACGGGTTGCGTTAGCTGATTTTTCCGCAGCCCCTTGGCAGGGCTTTGAAAAATCAGAACGCGGCCCCAACAATTCCTCCCTGTTTCAGCCGCAGGCTGCGGTCGTCGTTGTTGCACTGGGCTGATTGCTTACGGCGCTGTGCGCCGCCGCCTTGTTCGAGCCCCTTCCATCGTGCAGACAAAAAGAAAAACCAGTACACAACGTGTACTGGTTTTTCTTGGTGCGATGGAAGGGACTCGAACCCCCGGCCTACTGATTCGTAGGAACCGAATGGCACATTTTGTCCATTTCATCATTTGACGTTAAAGCGTCATTTTAATCGAATCACCGTTATTTTATCGTTGTTATTCTGTTGCATTCTTTGCATTGCTTGCACGTCTTTGCACCTGTTATCCATCCTTGCGATGTGCAGAAAATGTGCAAAAGTGTGCAGAGCCAAAATCAGCCCGGCAAAACAGGCTGTTTCGCACAGCCCCAAAAGCTGGATTTCAACGGTATTTATTGTGCAAAATCTTCCAGTTTTATCCAAACAACAATCTTACATGAGACACCGGTTCTATGGCAGGGTTTAGGACATCCGAACAGACACCGTTTGATATAGAAATGAGGTTCACCATGAATAAATTGCTTACCTGCCGCTATAACATGGACACCAACCAAATGGAAGCCCGGTTCGAGGATGGCACCACTCTTGCCATCGACTGCATCGCCGTCGAGGATGAGTACGGCAACACCCCGGCACAGCGGGCAGAGCTGGACTGGCTGCTGTATAATAAGCCCTTGGAGTATGCACAGATGGTGCTGAGAGGGGAGATGAAGCGTTATCTTTCTCTCGGCTGCGACCACGGCAGGCCGGAGAATTGAGCCGCAGAAAACGCGCGGCAAAAATGCTAATCGCGCGGCGCGCGTTTTTCAGCGCAAATTCAGCGTAAATCAAACTTTCAGCGTAAAAGTCAGCGTAAATTTTCACTTCACGCTTTTGTACTTCGTTCCTCGGCCTACGCCATCAGGCTGCAAGATTCCGTCCTTGCACATCTGGTGCAGGATATAATAGGTTTGATTCTTATTAAACCCACACAGCTCTTGAGCTTTCTGATTCGTAATCGACGGCTTATGCTTCAGATATTCGAGAATCCGATCCTTTGCTTGAATCTGGCTGACCGTCTTATCCTGCACATAGGCCACATCGGTTTTCACCGTTTCGTAGACCTTGAGGGACAGCATATAGGTCTTGCCGTTGAGTTCCAGAAGCACTTCGTCCCGGCAACCACACACAGAAATATTACTCCTGATATGGTAAAGCCCACAGACCGGATTTTATATCCAGCTTGTGGGCTTTGCTTATTTTCAGCTATCCTGTTTTACGCAAACATTGCATCTAGCTCTTTATCGGTAAACATTTTGGACTGCTTCAGCAAACTTTTAACGCACTCTCGGAATGCTTCTTTGTTCACCGTTTTCAACGCAGTATCCTTGTACACCAGCGTGATAACACAATGTAGCTGCTGGATAAGGTCAACGGCAGAGAGCTGTGCATAGGTGTTCCCATCTACAAGCTGTATCCGAACATCCCGGAAACGCGACCAATCCCGTCCGTACTGGCAGATGTACTGCTGAATCGTATTCCGCATGACATCTATGTTGCCAGATTCTATTGCCATCCGCGCCTGCTTGCATTTTTTCTCAGCCGTGTCAGCAATCGCGTGTGTCAGCTTTGCGGCTTTGACAACGCACTTTTCAAATTGCTCTACCTTATCAGCGTATTGCGATTGAATTTTGATGTACTGTAGTTGGTTGTTGTCCATAGCACAACCCTCCTTTCTGGTTGGTATTATTATACCACAATTTTCCAATTTTATCTACATGGATTTTCCGACAATTTCTCAAATAATTCGACGTAATATCACTTTATATTTGATTTCTGTTGTAAAAAATGGAGCGCACAGTTGTAAACTGTACGCCCCATTTTAGGTTATTTAGCGATTCTTGTCAGACTGCGAGAGAACGCTGCCTGCAAGAGTTTTGGTCGTGCTGCTGTATTTCGGGCTATTCAAAGCTGCCGATGCAACGCCTTCCATTTTCTTTCCCGTCTGATGACCGCTCTTTGCCAGCGCAACCGCACTTTTCACCGCAAGCTCTTTCCGCTGCCGGTAGTCCTTGCACTTCACCCACGACTTAAACTCCTGCCGGGTGCTTTCCCCTGCAGCAATCATTTTGCGGAGTGCTTGTTCGGTCATGATTGGGACCTCCCCTCTTTTTTATTGTGCTTTTCAGCTTCATCTAAATATTGCTGAATGGTTTTGGGTGATTTGAATATATAGTACGTTCCAGCCGTATCTTGAACAAAGAACGGAACTTTTTTATCTCTTGGATAATTACTCAAATTTTGAAGTTGCATTATAAACTTATCTTTTTTCCACGCGAAGGAAACGCATTGTTCTATATCTAGTTCTGCCGGGAGCTTAGTAATTCCTGCTGGTGTTGGCTCTTGAAGTATAACCCATTTATAACCATCTGGAAGTTTTATACCATAACTGCTGATAATGATTTTTCGGTTTCCAGTATTTACAACTTCGAGCGATACATACTGGCATTTATCTGCAAGTTCCAAAGAACCACCAAACGCATAAATTACGCTTTCATTAAACGTAATCTTAACCTTTTTGCGATTTTGATACCTTGTTTGCCAAAGTGCTATAATTGCGGCAAAAGCAGTGGCAATCGCACTTGCAGCTTGCCAAAACATTCCCCAATCAAACCCTGCTTCAACAGGTTTCATTTTCGTTCTCCCTGCATTTCAGAAATCCAGTTTATTTAATAATGCTCTTTTCGTAATACTTTTTCATTTAACGCATTGAAAATCATTCTTTCATTATTGGAACATCTTCCATTTTCCAGTCCTTCTTGAATATACCGTTTCATTTCTCCTGGTGTAATATATTCATTCTTTTCTGATTCCATTAAATCATACGGAGCAAAGGCAATTTCATTCCAGCTTTTCATTGTGTATGTACGAAAGCAAGGGATGCACTTATCTTTGCAGAGTTTAACCAGCACCTTTCGTTTATCCAAGCTCATATTCTCGCCGATAATAATTCCAACCAATTCTGACACTTCATAATTCAAAAATCCGGCATCTTCATTTTGAATTAACCGCCATTCATTTTCATACGCCCAATCTTTATGCTTAAAACGGAGCGATTCTTCAATCGCTTCTGACGGTATGTCCTCGTCCATAAAATCCTCATCAGATAAGCTAAATGTAATATCCGTATAAATTATAGGCTCAATCTTTGAAAATGTCTTTTTTGTTGAATAAATCAAACAACAGCCAGAGTATCCACTAGCATAATGCGCCCACATAATCGGTGAATCAGGAATTGCAGAAACCGAAAGAATTCTATACCTATTTTGCCACTCTTCTATAATAGGGTGTACTTTTCCGCAATCAAAAGTATATCCAGCCCCCACACAATCCAAATACACTTGTAAGGCATTTGCTTCCATGGGGTCATTCAGCATAGAAGGCTTTGGCAAATGTGAAATCTTTGAATTATACGAAAAAGTCCTTGCAGTCAGACTCGAATCCGGCTATAACGGAGGTGGTCACTCGAACCAATGCCGTCAAGTCTCCGACCAACAGCCCTGAGACCACAAAGCTGGTGTACACAGTAAAGGAGGTCGCGCAGATGCTGGCCATCAGCCAGCGTGCCGCCTACAACCTGTGCAACAGCACCACCGAGTTCCGTGTCCTGCGGGCAGGCGGAAGCATCCGCATCCCGAAAGACAGCTTCGATACGTGGCTCCACCGGGCAGCTTGATAAGGAGGCAAATCTATGGCATATATCACGAAACGCGGCAGCTCCTATGGTGTCCGCTATACTTACCAAGACGAGCAGGGTAAAAACTGCAACAAATGGGAAAGTTTTTCTACAAAAGAGGAGGCAACAAATCGCAAAAAACAAATCGAACATGAACTTGCAAACGGAACGTTTCTGATTCCATCCACGGAGAAAGTGCATCGTTCCAGCTTTCCACCGGAATAGCCGCAAACAGAAAGTGGTGCGCACTCTGTGCAATAGCGGTAACCTCGCTTTCCATGCTTTGCAGCTCATGTTCACCGGTCATTTGGAGCAGTAGGTATTCTGCATGGGCTTCGCCGTAAATGCGGCAAGGTCTGTTCCCGATTTGCATTATCTGTGCAGTCACTGTAGCAGCCTCCTGACAAAATTTTGGTAAGCCCAGTATAGCAACTGAAAAATCATTTTGCAATTCGAAAGGCGTTCGCATTCGCAGCAAGCAGTGCAAGTTGGTACCAACTTGCGATTTTTGAATCGGATTTTTTAAAATCCAATTTCAAAATGCTTGTTGGGAAATCCCAAACCCTTTCAGATCTGCACCGTACCGATGCAGGCTGCGCGTTTTTACAAAACGCTTTTTAGTGCGCCGTAGAAGCGCGCAGCCATCACGGAAGCATGATAATTACAGGGTTTGAGGTTTCCCAATAAGTGCGCAGATGTATATACGTCTGCATTGCTTAAGAAAAAAGCCAAACCTCAAGCAGTACAGGATGTACGGTGAGATTTGGCTTTTTAACATCAGCTGGTTTTCTGATTTTCATTCATGATCCTTCTGGCTCGGCCGCACGTGGTGTCCTCAAAGGTTTCATCCTCGCTGAATCGCAGCCAATAGGGGGCTTCCATCAGGCAGGCATTGGTGCGCTTGACGATTTCCCAAGCGTTGTAGTCCGGCAGACCCAGCACCTGTGCAATCAGCGAGGCCATCACCTCAGAATACGGCTCATACCCAGCGGTTCCGGCCTCTGTAATGGAGTTGCCCCTGACCATGAAAAGCTGGTCGTCTACATGATGCCAACTGTATTATTAGCATATCCCATGCGCTGCAAGCGCCTCAGCTATACCATCATGGTCACGATCGGTAGTATGCCTGGGCAGATGCTTCTTCAGCAGCTCCGGTGCATTGCTCATCAGATAGCCGTGACCAACAAGCTCCAGCATTTCCACATCATTGTAGTTATCCCCAAAGGCAACAGCATCCTTCGGGGAGATATCCCGCAGGGCGCAGATCCTTTTCACGGCTTCTCCCTTGGTCGTTCCTCCGGGCATGATTTCCAGCAGAGCATTCGATGATTTGACAATTTCGTATTGCGGAAACTGAGCCTTCAATGTGGCTTCTATGGTGTCTGTCCAAGCGGGAGCACAGATGAACAGCAGCTTATGCACTTCATCGGCGATCATATCCGCGATCACGCCCTGCTGGGCGGTCGCCTTAACGATTCGCTCTTCCCGTTCAATGCGCGGATCCGTACGGTCCGGTGTGACCCACTGGTCAAACGAGTATGCACCCCATGCCATATCAAAGTGCTGCTGCGCCGTAAAGTCAAGGATTTTTGCTGCTTCTGCTCGGCTCATCCCGCGGTGATAGATGATCTGTCGCTCCTCGTTCAGTATCAGGCTTCCACTATAGGAAACAATACTACACCGCAGGCCGTATTTCCTCACAATGGGTTCGATGCCAGAAGGACTGCGCGCCGAGATAATAACGAATGGGATCTCCTTTTTTTGCAGGAGCTTCAAGGCCCGAAGCGTCCTTGGCGTGATCTCCTGACGAGAATCAAGCAGCGTTCCATCTACATCACTAAATACGATTTTAAGGTCGTCCATGATCGTTCTTTCCTGCGAAAGCATTATTAAAAATATCCGTTGTGTCGTCCGGCTCCTTATCTTGTTTGTTAGCTCTTCGCCACGCCGGTCTCGCGGGCAGCCTTTGCCACGGCATTTGCCACAGCCTCGGCCACGCGGGGGTCGAACGCGCCGGGGATGATGTTCTCCTCGCTGCGGTCAGCATCGGTGATGAGGTCCGCAATGGCGTAGGCAGCAGCCAGCTTCATCTCGTTGTTGATATCCCGGGCGCGGACGCTGAGTGCACCCTTGAACAGGCCGGGGAAGCACAACACGTTGTTGACCTGATTGGGGAAGTCGCTGCGGCCGGTAGCTATCACCCGCACGCCGCCTGCCTTGGCTTCGTCTGGCATGATCTCCGGGGTGGGGTTGGCCATGGCAAAGACGATGGCGTCCTTGTTCATGGTCCTGCACAGTTCGGTGGTCAGGATGCCGGGGCGGGACACACCGATGAACACATCTGCGCCCTCCAGCGCTTCCTTCAGGCCGCCCTTGATCTGACGGGGGTTGGTCATCTCACCCAGCCAGTTCTTGTGCGCCTCGGCGCTGTTGCAGCCCTTGTACAGGGTGCCGAACTGATCCACTGCAATGATATCCTTCGCACCGGCGGTCATGAGCATCTTGATGATGGCAGTGCCGGCAGCGCCGGGTCCGTTCAGCACGATGTGCACATCCTCCATCTTCTTGCCCACCACACGCAGGGCGTTGATGAGGGCAGCAGTAACCACGATCGCGGTGCCGTGCTGGTCATCGTGGAACACCGGGATGTCCAGCTCCCGCTCCAAGGTTTCCTCGATTTCAAAGCACTCGGGGCTCTTGATGTCCTCCAGATTGATGCCACCAAAGGTGGGCGCAATGGCCTTGCAGGCCGCAATGACGCCGGCTGCATCGTGGGCGTCGATGCAGATGGGGAAGGCGTCCACACCGCCGAACTCCTTGAACAGCACGGCCTTGCCCTCCATGACCGGCAGACCGGCTTCCGGGCCAATATTGCCCAAGCCCAGCACGGCGGTGCCGTTGGAGACGACCGCCACCATGTTGCCCTTGAAGGTGTACTTATACACATCATCGGGGTTTTCCTTGATCCTGCGGCAGGGCTCGGCCACACCGGGGGTGTAGGCGGTGGACAGGTCGTCGCGGGTGGCGACTTCCACCTTGCTCACGATGCCCACCTTTCCCTTGTGGGTCTCGTGCATTTCCAGAGCTGCTTTATTGTAATCCATTTTCGTTTTCTCCCATTGATTCAAAACTCATTTTTCCAAGGACTTTCATCGCTGTAATCGTGGGAAATATAATCGTAAATATAGCCGATCTCACTGTCCGGCAGGTTGATGCGGTACTGCTCGGCAATGTTGGCAAAGCAGCGCCGCGCCAATGCCACAAAGTCCCGGTGCTCTTCACAGAAGCGTTCCAGCTCACGGTAGCTCTTGATCTCCTCTTTTTTCACCAGCCGCTCGATCAGGCAGCTGATGTGCAGGTTCAGACCTACCACGGTCTTGGGCTGGAAGTGGGAGCCAAGCGCCCGCTGCATCTCCTCCAGCATATCTGCCACCAGAGAGAGCACCCGGGAAGCATTCAGGATGGTGAGCGATTCCACCACATTCTCCAGCGAGAACTGGTTGACCAGATTCTGCTTGAAGTGCTCGAACTCTTCCTCGGTCAGATAGCCGCTGAGACCGCTCTTGATCTTATCCAGTCCACGCTGGGTGATGATGTCCTCCACGGCCACCACCGGGAAATCCGCCGGGCCAAGCTCCATGGTGGACGCTGCAAACAACACGTTGCAGGTGTCCCAGTGGCCATTCTGACGCAGCTGCTCATAGGTCTGCACA contains:
- a CDS encoding NAD-dependent malic enzyme; translated protein: MDYNKAALEMHETHKGKVGIVSKVEVATRDDLSTAYTPGVAEPCRRIKENPDDVYKYTFKGNMVAVVSNGTAVLGLGNIGPEAGLPVMEGKAVLFKEFGGVDAFPICIDAHDAAGVIAACKAIAPTFGGINLEDIKSPECFEIEETLERELDIPVFHDDQHGTAIVVTAALINALRVVGKKMEDVHIVLNGPGAAGTAIIKMLMTAGAKDIIAVDQFGTLYKGCNSAEAHKNWLGEMTNPRQIKGGLKEALEGADVFIGVSRPGILTTELCRTMNKDAIVFAMANPTPEIMPDEAKAGGVRVIATGRSDFPNQVNNVLCFPGLFKGALSVRARDINNEMKLAAAYAIADLITDADRSEENIIPGAFDPRVAEAVANAVAKAARETGVAKS
- a CDS encoding HAD family phosphatase, with the translated sequence MIQGVIFDMDGLMFDTERIWATLWEPALAGLGLSYKEGLDEAARGTAGDSMRAVLRRFYGPDCDPDRIIEALHKQGETAFLAPPPKKPGLDEILAWLEQRHIPMVVASSSRMASIRHHLDSWGLTHYFKAVISGEQFTSSKPDPEIFYRAAEMLGTKPEHTLVLEDSYNGVRAGAAGGFVTVMVPDLAQPDDEMRRLYTAECASLHEVRRMLEEGRL
- a CDS encoding DUF6061 family protein, whose product is MNKLLTCRYNMDTNQMEARFEDGTTLAIDCIAVEDEYGNTPAQRAELDWLLYNKPLEYAQMVLRGEMKRYLSLGCDHGRPEN
- a CDS encoding helix-turn-helix domain-containing protein; its protein translation is MANVKSLNYTKKSLQSDSNPAITEVVTRTNAVKSPTNSPETTKLVYTVKEVAQMLAISQRAAYNLCNSTTEFRVLRAGGSIRIPKDSFDTWLHRAA
- a CDS encoding DUF2971 domain-containing protein; its protein translation is MEANALQVYLDCVGAGYTFDCGKVHPIIEEWQNRYRILSVSAIPDSPIMWAHYASGYSGCCLIYSTKKTFSKIEPIIYTDITFSLSDEDFMDEDIPSEAIEESLRFKHKDWAYENEWRLIQNEDAGFLNYEVSELVGIIIGENMSLDKRKVLVKLCKDKCIPCFRTYTMKSWNEIAFAPYDLMESEKNEYITPGEMKRYIQEGLENGRCSNNERMIFNALNEKVLRKEHY
- a CDS encoding Arm DNA-binding domain-containing protein, which gives rise to MAYITKRGSSYGVRYTYQDEQGKNCNKWESFSTKEEATNRKKQIEHELANGTFLIPSTEKVHRSSFPPE
- a CDS encoding Cof-type HAD-IIB family hydrolase, whose translation is MDDLKIVFSDVDGTLLDSRQEITPRTLRALKLLQKKEIPFVIISARSPSGIEPIVRKYGLRCSIVSYSGSLILNEERQIIYHRGMSRAEAAKILDFTAQQHFDMAWGAYSFDQWVTPDRTDPRIEREERIVKATAQQGVIADMIADEVHKLLFICAPAWTDTIEATLKAQFPQYEIVKSSNALLEIMPGGTTKGEAVKRICALRDISPKDAVAFGDNYNDVEMLELVGHGYLMSNAPELLKKHLPRHTTDRDHDGIAEALAAHGIC